One Mangifera indica cultivar Alphonso chromosome 4, CATAS_Mindica_2.1, whole genome shotgun sequence genomic region harbors:
- the LOC123214652 gene encoding LOW QUALITY PROTEIN: agamous-like MADS-box protein AGL30 (The sequence of the model RefSeq protein was modified relative to this genomic sequence to represent the inferred CDS: inserted 1 base in 1 codon), whose translation MGRVKLKIKKLENTNGLQATYAKRKHGIMKKANELXILCDIDIILLMFSPIGKPSLCNGKRSSIEEVIAKFAQLTPQERAKRKLESLDALRKTFKKLDHNVNIQEFLGSSSQTIEDLKNQTRVLQTQISEIHHRLSYWTNPEKINSVEHLGQMENSIRESLNEIRLHKENLGKQQLMSLECTGQFQNGLHMPFRLCSERQLQPLSWIPDNDNRDMVLPEDPNLLSHRDVECSGSSSFGSYSGYLGTNKSSEISNSGQDSSLLSELTGTASVRLQLGGQCSYQPYNVNFLNDKFQPVSELNIQDNLDYHVNGSLETPRPGYDTHGSWASTSGPCEASLFDGHLFSQQLN comes from the exons ATGGGAAGGGTTAAGCTCAAAATTAAGAAGTTGGAGAATACAAATGGCCTTCAAGCGACCTATGCCAAAAGGAAACATGGCATCATGAAGAAAGCTAATGAGT CGATTCTGTGTGACATTGACATAATCCTTCTCATGTTCTCTCCCATTGGCAAGCCTTCATTATGCAATGGAAAGCGGAG TAGCATTGAAGAGGTCATCGCAAAGTTTGCTCAATTAACTCCACAGGAACGTGCTAAACG GAAGCTGGAAAGTCTTGAC GCACTGAGAAAGACTTTTAAGAAATTGGACCATAATGTAAATATACAAGAATTTCTGGGTTCAAG TTCTCAAACAATAGAG GACCtgaaaaatcaaacaagagTATTGCAAACTCAAATTTCTGAAATACATCACCGTCTGAG CTATTGGACTAACCCAGAGAAGATCAACAGCGTAGAACATTTGGGTCAAATGGAAAATTCGATCAGGGAATCGCTTAACGAAATCCGTTTGCATAAG GAAAATTTGGGAAAGCAGCAGCTTATGTCACTAGAATGCACTGGTCAG TTCCAAAATGGATTGCATATGCCCTTCAGACTGTGTTCTGAGCGACAGCTCCAACCTCTCTCATGGATTCCAGATAATGACAATAGAGATATGGTTTTACCAGAGGATCCAAATTTGCTTTCGCATAG ggATGTAGAATGTTCTGGAAGTTCTTCTTTCGGGAGTTATTCTGGCTACTTAGGCACAAATAAAAGTTCAGAAATCTCAAATTCTGGGCAGGACAGCAGCCTACTTAGTGAGTTAACAGGAACTGCATCAGTGAGGCTGCAACTGGGTGGGCAATGCTCCTACCAACCGTATAATGTCAATTTTCTGAATGATAAATTCCAACCAGTGTCAGAGTTGAACATACAAGATAACCTGGATTATCATGTCAATGGAAGCTTGGAAACTCCTAGACCTGGGTATGACACACATGGTAGTTGGGCCTCCACATCTGGGCCTTGTGAAGCTAGCTTGTTTGATGGACACTTGTTTTCTCAG CAACTCAACTGA